A genomic window from Silene latifolia isolate original U9 population chromosome Y, ASM4854445v1, whole genome shotgun sequence includes:
- the LOC141631429 gene encoding protein FAR1-RELATED SEQUENCE 9-like yields MIFAPFTGVDHHKKSVTFGASLMSREDDQNFKWIFTKFLDCMGGKEPHCFFTDQCPAMKIAVPSPLLRSRPLLFHVAYYEEITRKGRHDIDQRDRLHHSSEFVVWDSELEPSDFEERWCSLISEFQLEDNTWLQYLFSKWQRWIPAYYRDIPLGCLLRTTQRSRAQKFFKRFENPHGTLVEFWMRFQSAMDQQRYTKKSLDRDSDHCLPQTKTLLSLEVHASTVYTHALFYEFQQQCVDSLNSCSAGDSSREGNTRFLEVKDSIFNKTYTVAFNPSTFDATCSRKSFERKGYICKHIIRILSKRNAMIVYQKCKSRVFGFYLLIGDLRRMGISVLIVGILVASSLAFV; encoded by the exons ATGATCTTTGCTCCCTTTACTGGTGTTGATCATCACAAGAAGTCCGTCACTTTTGGCGCTTCGCTTATGTCTAGGGAGGATGACCAAAATTTTAAatggattttcacaaaatttttagATTGTATGGGTGGGAAGGAACCCCATTGCTTTTTTACCGATCAATGTCCTGCTATGAAAATTGCGGTCCCCTCGCCGCTTTTACGATCGCGCCCATTGCTATTTCATGTGGCATATTATGAAGAAATTACCCGAAAAGGTAGGCACGACATTGACCAAAGAGATCGACTTCATCACTCGTCCGAGTTCGTTGTTTGGGATTCAGAGTTAGAGCCTTCTGACTTCGAAGAGAGGTGGTGTTCGTTGATCAGTGAGTTTCAATTGGAAGATAATACATGGTTGCAATATCTGTTTTCCAAGTGGCAACGTTGGATTCCGGCGTATTATCGTGATATTCCTCTTGGTTGTCTTTTAAGAACAACGCAACGCTCGAGAGCGCAAAAATTCTTTAAGCGGTTTGAGAATCCTCATGGCACacttgttgagttttggatgcgctTTCAAAGTGCTATGGATCAGCAACGCTACACCAAAAAATCTCTTGACAGAGATAGTGATCACTGCCTACctcaaaccaaaacccttcttagCCTTGAGGTTCATGCATCGACTGTTTATACGCACGCTCTCTTTTATGAATTCCAACAGCAGTGCGTTGATTCTCTAAACTCATGTAGTGCTGGTGATTCTTCAAGGGAGGGCAATACAAGGTTTCTAGAAGTTAAAGATTCTATCTTCAATAAGACTTACACTGTCGCATTTAATCCTTCAACATTTGATGCAACATGTTCCCGCAAGTCGTTTGAGAGGAAGGGCTACATATGTAAACACATCATCCGGATTTTATCG AAACGTAATGCTATGATTGTATATCAGAAATGTAAAAGTCGGGTTTTTGGTTTTTACCTTCTGATTGGAGATTTGCGAAGAATGGGTATTTCTGTGTTAATTGTTGGCATTCTAGTAGCATCCTCCTTGGCTTTTGTTTGA